From one Nycticebus coucang isolate mNycCou1 chromosome 14, mNycCou1.pri, whole genome shotgun sequence genomic stretch:
- the LOC128565618 gene encoding olfactory receptor 52A1-like — MSVSNVTVYMPSVLTLIGISGLESVQGWIGIPFCAMFLIAVIGNATLLIVIRSERGLHEPMYIFLGMLAATDIALASSIVPKMLGIFWFNMPEIYFDSCLLQMWLIHTLQGIESGILLAMALDRFVAICHPLRHATIFTHQLISQIGITVILRAAILVAPCLVLIKCRFQFYHTTVISHSYCEHMAIVKLAAANIRINKIYGLFVAFTIGGFDLIFITLSYIQIFTTVFHLPQKEARFKAFNTCIAHICVFLQFYLLAFFSFFTHRFGSHIPPYIHILFSSIYLLVPPFLNPLVYGVKTKQIRIHVIKMFCS; from the coding sequence ATGTCTGTTTCCAATGTAACAGTCTACATGCCTTCTGTGCTGACGCTAATAGGGATCTCAGGCCTAGAATCTGTGCAAGGCTGGATTGGGATTCCATTTTGTGCCATGTTTCTCATTGCTGTGATTGGAAACGCCACCCTTCTGATCGTTATCAGATCAGAGCGTGGTCTCCATGAGCCCATGTACATTTTCTTAGGCATGCTAGCAGCCACTGACATTGCACTCGCTAGCAGCATTGTGCCTAAGATGCTTGGAATCTTCTGGTTTAATATGCCTGAAATCTACTTTGATTCCTGCTTGCTTCAAATGTGGCTCATCCACACACTTCAGGGTATAGAGTCAGGCATCCTGCTGGCCATGGCCCTGGACCGTTTTGTGGCCATCTGTCATCCACTGAGACATGCCACCATCTTCACCCACCAGCTTATCTCACAAATAGGTATTACAGTCATACTCAGAGCTGCCATTCTTGTAGCCCCTTGCCTAGTACTAATAAAGTGCCGGTTTCAATTTTATCACACAACTGTTATATCCCACTCTTACTGTGAGCATATGGCCATTGTGAAACTAGCTGCGGCAAATATTCGAATCAACAAAATATATGGTTTGTTTGTGGCCTTCACCATTGGGGGATTTGACCTCATATTCATCACATTGTCCTATATCCAGATATTTACCACAGTTTTCCATTTACCCCAGAAGGAAGCTCGGTTTAAGGCATTCAATACCTGCATTGCACACATTTGCGTCTTCCTTCAGTTTTACCTCCTggccttcttctccttctttacACACAGGTTTGGTTCTCACATCCCCCCATATATCCATATTCTCTTTTCCAGCATTTACTTACTGGTCCCTCCATTTCTCAATCCACTTGTCTATGGTGTGAAGACTAAGCAGATTCGTATtcatgtgataaaaatgttctgttcATAA